One window of Corynebacterium doosanense CAU 212 = DSM 45436 genomic DNA carries:
- a CDS encoding VOC family protein, with amino-acid sequence MSITSLYPVLMSRDVDAAASFYRDVIGFETTFESDWYVSLRSGAFELAILAHDHSTVPAGYRELPRGVIVNLEVSDVDAVHKQLAGKTDVNVVLPLRDEDFGQRHFIVAAPDGVLLDIIQPVAPSEDYASAYAQP; translated from the coding sequence ATGTCCATCACCAGCCTCTATCCCGTGCTCATGTCTCGCGATGTCGACGCCGCGGCGTCCTTCTACCGCGACGTCATCGGTTTCGAGACGACCTTTGAATCGGACTGGTATGTCAGCTTGCGCTCGGGCGCGTTCGAGCTGGCGATCTTGGCTCACGATCACTCCACGGTGCCGGCCGGATACCGTGAGCTTCCCCGAGGAGTGATCGTCAACCTCGAAGTCAGCGACGTCGATGCCGTCCACAAGCAGCTGGCCGGCAAGACAGATGTGAACGTGGTGTTACCGCTTCGCGATGAGGACTTCGGCCAGCGGCACTTCATCGTTGCTGCCCCCGACGGTGTGCTGCTCGACATCATCCAGCCCGTGGCCCCCAGCGAGGACTACGCGAGCGCGTATGCGCAGCCATAG
- a CDS encoding TetR/AcrR family transcriptional regulator: MPRASAADAAQTAQRILDSAKELFSVRGFSEVSVDDVARDAGVTRGAVYHHYRNKVALFAEVVARLQADVARAVVAAAENADPQPLEQLRAGSHAFLDAITNGAAMRILLIDAPAVTGWQEWRRLDAENSATHLREALREAGVGEEILDASTAQLSGAMNEAALWTAHHDDIDLARRQSHRVLDRLLTAYVS; this comes from the coding sequence ATGCCCCGCGCCTCCGCAGCCGACGCCGCCCAGACAGCCCAACGCATCCTCGATTCGGCGAAAGAGCTCTTCTCGGTACGAGGCTTCAGTGAAGTCTCCGTCGACGACGTCGCCCGGGACGCCGGGGTCACGCGAGGAGCGGTCTATCACCACTACCGGAACAAGGTCGCATTGTTCGCCGAGGTCGTCGCCCGCCTCCAAGCCGACGTCGCACGAGCCGTCGTCGCGGCAGCGGAGAATGCAGACCCGCAGCCTCTCGAACAACTCAGGGCCGGGTCGCACGCGTTCCTCGATGCGATCACGAACGGGGCCGCCATGCGCATCCTGCTCATCGATGCACCTGCGGTGACCGGCTGGCAGGAGTGGCGCCGACTCGACGCGGAGAATTCGGCGACGCATCTGCGAGAGGCACTACGCGAGGCGGGAGTTGGAGAGGAGATCCTCGATGCGTCGACCGCGCAGCTCTCCGGCGCAATGAACGAGGCAGCCCTCTGGACTGCCCATCACGATGACATCGACCTGGCTCGCCGGCAGTCCCACAGGGTTCTCGACAGACTACTCACGGCCTACGTCTCGTAG
- a CDS encoding TetR/AcrR family transcriptional regulator has product MGNVTTAAHDHNPAHAARGAQLVMDAVVRVLVRDGLDGLSVRRVAAEAGISIGAVQHHFATKDALLVAAAEHVTTQFKSRADELTRRALAEEGPTAAFLVFCQLLANAVQGSDEETEDTAASIIWLWYAAKATQRGVVADAFTTGWSQTEKGAVANFRRRAVTTQSSSSDARCGSAFSGSLEHAADDHRIRVRLPVGKHRALAFP; this is encoded by the coding sequence ATGGGCAATGTAACGACGGCCGCGCACGATCACAACCCCGCGCACGCGGCGCGGGGAGCACAGCTGGTGATGGACGCTGTGGTGCGAGTACTGGTCCGCGACGGCCTCGACGGCCTGTCAGTACGCCGGGTGGCCGCCGAGGCAGGCATCTCGATCGGCGCCGTCCAGCACCATTTCGCCACCAAGGACGCCCTGCTGGTCGCCGCCGCCGAGCACGTGACCACCCAGTTCAAGTCGCGCGCAGACGAGTTGACCCGTCGGGCACTGGCCGAAGAGGGACCAACCGCTGCCTTCCTGGTCTTCTGCCAGCTCCTGGCCAACGCCGTTCAGGGTTCCGATGAGGAGACCGAAGACACTGCCGCCTCGATCATCTGGTTGTGGTATGCGGCGAAGGCCACCCAGCGTGGCGTCGTCGCCGATGCCTTCACAACCGGATGGTCACAGACCGAGAAGGGTGCTGTTGCAAACTTCAGGCGGAGAGCCGTGACGACCCAGTCTTCATCCTCTGATGCTCGCTGCGGGTCGGCGTTCTCAGGCAGCCTCGAACACGCGGCTGACGATCACCGCATCCGGGTTCGGTTGCCCGTAGGCAAACATCGCGCCCTGGCCTTTCCGTAA
- a CDS encoding DUF998 domain-containing protein has translation MNRYRAGAVAWMASAVLFPVQLLVALRWPQGYSMTDNAISDLGVTICGQFSEQGKQMRDVCSPWHPLFNAGMVASGVLIMIGAVLLHGWWDSRAGRAGTILMALTGLLVAIVGLAPWDTHPDVHDGAALGQAVAQWLAMGLLAMVAGPGHFRRLTIVALVVSLVGFAAFVAALEGTEVPWLGFGGTERLSFDILSIWTVLVGATLLMGRGLRDQAPTPAERPSVRTRGT, from the coding sequence GTGAACCGATACCGCGCCGGAGCGGTGGCCTGGATGGCCAGCGCCGTGCTGTTCCCTGTGCAGCTGCTGGTCGCGCTGCGGTGGCCCCAGGGGTACTCAATGACTGACAATGCCATCAGCGACCTCGGTGTCACCATCTGTGGACAGTTCTCTGAACAGGGCAAGCAGATGCGCGACGTCTGCTCTCCGTGGCACCCGCTATTCAACGCAGGCATGGTCGCCTCCGGTGTGTTGATCATGATCGGCGCGGTGTTGCTGCACGGCTGGTGGGACAGTCGCGCAGGACGTGCCGGAACGATCTTGATGGCGCTGACCGGGCTCTTGGTTGCGATAGTCGGCCTGGCACCGTGGGATACGCATCCTGACGTGCATGACGGCGCCGCGCTCGGCCAGGCAGTCGCGCAGTGGCTGGCCATGGGACTGCTCGCCATGGTCGCTGGACCAGGACACTTCCGCCGGCTCACGATCGTGGCGCTAGTGGTGTCACTGGTCGGCTTCGCAGCGTTCGTCGCGGCGCTGGAGGGCACCGAGGTGCCCTGGTTGGGTTTCGGCGGCACCGAACGACTCTCCTTTGACATCCTCAGCATCTGGACGGTCCTCGTAGGAGCAACTCTCCTGATGGGTCGCGGCCTTCGCGATCAAGCTCCGACGCCTGCTGAACGGCCTTCGGTCCGAACACGAGGAACGTGA
- a CDS encoding serine hydrolase domain-containing protein, translating to MKPACLTNASTTDGDTALAGLLLNSLPLKRPVYAACLATVGPAGTRIATIGCDLQKTFHIGSISKALNGLIYTDMVQTRLISPHDRLEDYLPLAGTAAGEATLESCLTHTSGLPATGGGIRSAARALSAVLTGGDPQPENLADLMNQLRRSRVRHAGRFSYSNLAASALGHALAAADGADYPTLVRNRLTIPLGCSRLRAQQPAQRNLPHDLNAVTVWGTDQLPWTGQGYGPAGVIRGSAHDFATVMSTLLADDCVYEDAFRVRFTDDTESVAAGWFVEDRSDRPLVWHNGYASGFGAHMVLDRQRRRGAFISVVSPYPDADIEPVAMTMLDAAVGAVANFRRRAVTTQSSSSDARCGSAFSGSLEHAADDHRIRVRLPVGKHRALPFP from the coding sequence ATGAAACCCGCCTGTCTCACAAACGCATCAACGACAGACGGTGACACCGCTCTGGCAGGCCTTCTACTCAACTCCTTGCCGCTCAAGCGCCCCGTCTATGCCGCCTGTCTCGCCACAGTCGGCCCGGCAGGCACTCGCATCGCCACGATCGGGTGCGACCTGCAGAAAACGTTCCACATCGGTTCAATCAGCAAAGCCCTCAACGGCTTGATCTACACCGACATGGTGCAGACCAGGCTGATCTCACCGCACGACCGGCTCGAAGACTACCTCCCCCTGGCCGGAACAGCTGCCGGTGAAGCGACTTTGGAGTCCTGTCTGACCCACACCTCAGGACTGCCTGCCACCGGCGGGGGAATCCGCTCAGCAGCCCGAGCGCTCAGTGCTGTACTGACAGGTGGTGATCCACAACCCGAGAACCTCGCCGATCTGATGAACCAACTTCGCCGATCGCGTGTCCGTCATGCCGGGCGCTTCAGCTACTCCAACCTCGCTGCCTCAGCATTGGGCCACGCGTTAGCGGCCGCCGACGGGGCGGACTACCCGACGCTGGTGCGAAACAGGCTGACGATACCGCTGGGGTGTTCACGCCTGCGCGCTCAGCAACCTGCACAGCGAAACCTCCCGCATGACCTCAACGCTGTCACCGTGTGGGGCACTGACCAACTGCCCTGGACCGGGCAAGGCTATGGACCGGCCGGAGTGATCAGGGGAAGCGCCCATGATTTCGCCACGGTCATGTCAACCCTTCTCGCCGATGACTGTGTCTACGAGGATGCTTTCCGAGTGCGCTTCACTGATGACACTGAATCTGTCGCGGCGGGGTGGTTTGTTGAAGACAGATCCGATCGACCCCTGGTGTGGCACAACGGTTACGCCTCCGGATTCGGCGCTCACATGGTGCTGGATCGCCAGCGCCGACGAGGGGCGTTCATCTCGGTGGTCAGCCCGTATCCCGACGCGGACATCGAGCCCGTCGCGATGACAATGCTGGATGCGGCGGTGGGTGCTGTTGCAAACTTCAGGCGGAGAGCCGTGACGACCCAGTCTTCATCCTCTGATGCTCGCTGCGGGTCGGCGTTCTCAGGCAGCCTCGAACACGCGGCTGACGATCACCGCATCCGGGTTCGGTTGCCCGTAGGCAAACATCGTGCCTTGCCCTTTCCGTAA
- a CDS encoding IS6-like element ISCef5 family transposase — MGIFSGRHFPREIILWAVRWYCRYGLSYRDLEEMMTERGVPVDHSTIYRWVQKYAPELDKQTRWYRQVPDWQARSWRVDETYIRVGGKWCYLYRAITAGGHTLDFYLSPKRNVAAAKRFLAKTLRSNTITGSPRVINTDKAPSLARAIAELKSEGICPQTVEHRQVKYLNNVIEGDHGRLKRILGPKGAFKNRTSAYRTLKGMEAMHSLRKGQGTMFAYGQPNPDAVIVSRVFEAA; from the coding sequence ATGGGCATCTTCTCCGGTCGTCATTTCCCCCGTGAAATCATCCTGTGGGCGGTCCGGTGGTACTGCCGCTACGGGCTCAGCTACCGCGATCTGGAAGAAATGATGACCGAACGCGGCGTACCGGTCGATCACAGCACCATCTACCGCTGGGTCCAGAAATATGCTCCTGAGCTGGACAAGCAGACCCGGTGGTACCGACAAGTCCCGGATTGGCAGGCCCGGTCCTGGCGGGTGGACGAGACCTATATCCGGGTCGGGGGAAAGTGGTGCTACCTCTATCGGGCAATCACCGCGGGCGGGCATACCCTGGATTTTTACCTGTCCCCAAAGCGTAACGTCGCCGCAGCGAAGCGTTTCCTGGCCAAGACCCTGAGGTCGAACACGATAACCGGGTCCCCGCGGGTGATCAACACCGATAAAGCACCCTCCCTGGCCAGGGCAATCGCCGAGTTGAAGTCAGAGGGAATCTGTCCGCAGACCGTGGAACACCGGCAGGTGAAATACCTCAATAACGTCATTGAAGGAGATCATGGGCGGCTGAAACGGATCCTCGGACCGAAGGGGGCGTTCAAAAACCGGACCTCGGCGTACCGGACGTTGAAAGGGATGGAAGCGATGCACTCATTACGGAAAGGGCAAGGCACGATGTTTGCCTACGGGCAACCGAACCCGGATGCGGTGATCGTCAGCCGCGTGTTCGAGGCTGCCTGA
- a CDS encoding AAA family ATPase: MDPSKANIQLSARRYANWHKAERLLEEWGPRDDSDFPIYAALARKRTVFYTPAVLSTPRQVRDDLTGLTVQVSACIDEHLINTGELQTRPRNLRKYVELIIIDESDRLNATALEMVRDHYDRDNVAVILIGMPGIEKRFSRYPQLYSRVGFAHEYRPLSKDELRFVLERRWPKYGHPLDPDDFTDAQALAAIARITRGNFRLVDRLFTQMERIMQINELNTITDDVVEAARSTLVIGIT; this comes from the coding sequence GTGGACCCCAGTAAAGCGAATATTCAACTGTCTGCCAGACGGTATGCGAACTGGCACAAAGCCGAGCGACTCCTCGAGGAATGGGGACCACGCGATGACTCCGATTTCCCGATCTATGCCGCGCTGGCCAGGAAACGGACAGTCTTCTACACCCCCGCGGTCCTGAGCACTCCGCGTCAGGTCAGAGACGATCTCACCGGCCTGACGGTCCAGGTATCTGCGTGCATCGACGAGCATCTGATCAACACCGGCGAGCTGCAGACACGACCCAGGAACCTGCGCAAGTACGTCGAGCTGATCATCATCGACGAGTCCGACCGCCTCAATGCCACCGCCCTGGAAATGGTGCGAGACCACTACGACCGCGACAACGTCGCCGTCATCCTCATCGGCATGCCCGGGATCGAGAAGAGATTCAGCCGCTACCCGCAGCTCTACAGCCGCGTCGGATTCGCACACGAATACCGGCCACTAAGCAAAGACGAACTGCGATTCGTGCTCGAACGTCGCTGGCCCAAATACGGGCACCCCCTCGACCCCGACGACTTCACCGACGCTCAAGCCCTCGCCGCGATCGCACGGATCACCCGCGGCAACTTCCGCCTCGTCGACAGACTGTTCACGCAGATGGAGCGCATCATGCAGATCAACGAGCTCAACACCATCACCGACGACGTCGTCGAAGCCGCCCGATCCACCCTCGTCATCGGCATCACCTGA
- the istA gene encoding IS21 family transposase, giving the protein MVRKIRAKLILQLRSEGLSGRTIAASQGMSRKSITAVLEAADTAGVSWDDVAERPEDEVYDLLFPGRGQHHSVFAQPDWEKIHRELARVGVTLKLLHGEYTDECVATGAPAMGYDRFCRTYQRHVLVTGAASRVGHKAAQSVEVDWSGPTMTLLDPISSTPRPVYLFVGCLPFSRYSFVYPSLDMTQESWLRAHVAMFTAFGGSVPRIVPDNLKTGVITHPRDGEIVLNDAYREMAAHYSAAVLPGRVRKAKDKPSVENTVWHVAMRVIARLRDQQFTSLPELTAAVTAQVAAYNAEPFQKRDGSRASVFTTEEQPLLTGLPQVAYEISRWVYGRRVGRNGHVVWEKNFYSVPVTHIGTSVDLRITDRVLQIYSGQQRVSSHLLFPEGSANQYRTNDADLPAGERYQPWDAPRVREWAGRVGPSATVVVNRIFESVAVDEQGLNAALAVLRLTRRYSAERVEDACRLALAGHVRSPRYVHLHPILATGQDQATRQRPPREEPVEEGGFVRGADYYAGDVK; this is encoded by the coding sequence ATGGTACGAAAGATCAGAGCGAAGCTGATACTGCAGCTACGCTCCGAGGGCCTGTCCGGACGCACGATCGCCGCGTCGCAGGGCATGTCCCGAAAAAGCATCACCGCGGTACTGGAAGCCGCCGACACCGCGGGTGTGAGCTGGGATGATGTCGCCGAGCGTCCCGAGGACGAGGTCTATGACCTGCTGTTCCCGGGCCGGGGACAGCACCACAGCGTGTTCGCCCAACCGGACTGGGAGAAAATCCACCGGGAACTCGCCAGGGTCGGCGTGACCCTGAAGCTGCTGCACGGCGAGTACACCGATGAATGCGTCGCCACCGGAGCGCCGGCGATGGGCTACGACCGGTTCTGCCGGACCTACCAGCGCCACGTCCTGGTCACGGGAGCAGCGTCGAGGGTGGGACACAAGGCCGCCCAGAGCGTCGAGGTCGACTGGTCCGGGCCGACGATGACCCTGCTTGACCCGATCAGTAGTACCCCGAGGCCGGTGTACCTGTTCGTCGGGTGCCTGCCCTTTAGCCGCTACTCGTTTGTCTACCCGAGTCTGGACATGACGCAGGAGTCCTGGCTGCGGGCCCATGTCGCGATGTTCACCGCCTTCGGCGGATCGGTACCGCGGATCGTGCCCGACAACCTCAAAACCGGGGTGATCACCCATCCCCGCGACGGTGAGATCGTCCTCAACGACGCCTACCGCGAGATGGCCGCACACTACTCGGCCGCGGTGCTGCCGGGCCGGGTACGCAAAGCGAAGGACAAGCCGAGCGTGGAAAACACCGTGTGGCATGTCGCGATGCGGGTCATCGCCCGGCTACGCGACCAGCAGTTCACATCCCTGCCGGAGCTGACGGCCGCGGTCACCGCACAGGTCGCGGCCTACAACGCCGAGCCTTTCCAGAAGCGGGACGGCTCCCGGGCCAGTGTGTTCACCACCGAGGAACAACCCCTGCTGACCGGGCTTCCGCAGGTCGCCTATGAGATCAGCCGGTGGGTCTACGGCCGGAGGGTCGGGCGCAACGGGCACGTGGTGTGGGAGAAGAATTTCTACTCGGTGCCAGTCACCCATATCGGCACAAGCGTAGATCTGCGGATCACCGACCGTGTCCTGCAGATCTACTCCGGCCAGCAAAGGGTGAGCAGCCACCTGCTGTTTCCCGAGGGATCAGCCAATCAGTACCGCACCAACGACGCTGATCTACCCGCCGGGGAGCGCTACCAACCGTGGGACGCCCCGCGCGTGCGGGAGTGGGCAGGCCGGGTCGGCCCGTCCGCGACGGTGGTGGTCAACCGGATCTTCGAATCGGTGGCCGTCGACGAGCAGGGCCTGAATGCCGCCCTGGCGGTGTTGCGGTTGACGCGGCGGTATTCCGCCGAGCGGGTCGAGGACGCCTGCAGGCTGGCGCTGGCCGGGCATGTCCGGTCCCCGCGGTACGTGCACCTGCACCCGATCCTGGCCACCGGGCAGGACCAGGCCACCCGGCAACGCCCACCACGGGAGGAACCGGTCGAGGAAGGCGGATTCGTCCGCGGCGCCGACTACTACGCAGGAGACGTGAAATGA
- a CDS encoding ATP-binding protein: protein MSGIDMETTRKLRDMGATALLEAIDAEDENLVLGMGFEERLHLIVDEAYATFTHGKVDGLIRRAGLRYPAADLRRIDLVEQRGLNRNLLATLATCGFIERHQNVVFQGFTGSGKSYLGCALAKQACQHRYRAHYIRMPDLEEAWATARDKPQGTTKFLKKYAAFTVLVIDEWLLDHPDEAMRSMLLELLERRYDSASTVFCTQYAKKDWHQRLGSGVHADAIMDRIVHNTIWVDTGTHNMREHVTMSQ, encoded by the coding sequence ATGAGCGGCATCGACATGGAAACCACACGCAAACTCCGCGACATGGGCGCGACCGCCCTGCTGGAGGCCATCGACGCCGAAGACGAGAACCTCGTCCTGGGGATGGGATTCGAGGAACGGCTGCACCTGATCGTCGATGAGGCGTATGCCACCTTCACCCACGGCAAGGTCGACGGGCTGATCCGCCGGGCCGGCCTGCGCTACCCGGCAGCTGATCTGCGTCGGATCGACCTGGTCGAGCAACGAGGACTGAATCGCAACCTGCTGGCTACCTTGGCGACCTGCGGGTTCATCGAGCGCCACCAGAATGTCGTGTTCCAGGGGTTCACCGGGTCAGGGAAATCCTATCTGGGGTGCGCGCTGGCGAAGCAGGCCTGCCAGCACCGGTACCGGGCGCACTACATCCGAATGCCGGATCTGGAGGAAGCCTGGGCCACCGCACGCGACAAACCCCAGGGGACGACGAAGTTCCTCAAGAAGTACGCCGCATTCACCGTCCTGGTTATCGACGAGTGGCTGCTGGATCACCCGGATGAGGCCATGCGCAGCATGCTGCTGGAACTACTGGAACGCCGCTACGACTCCGCGTCGACGGTGTTCTGCACCCAGTACGCGAAAAAAGACTGGCATCAAAGGCTCGGATCCGGGGTGCATGCCGATGCGATCATGGACCGGATCGTGCATAACACGATCTGGGTCGACACCGGCACCCACAACATGCGCGAGCACGTCACCATGAGCCAGTAG
- a CDS encoding Mu transposase C-terminal domain-containing protein, translating into MIRYDPRDISEIHVFHKNQYICKAVDPDHASATVSLKDIQHARAARRRELRGQITERIAVVASHEDPSFPAPPAPTPPARRKTKLRTYLEDD; encoded by the coding sequence GTGATCCGGTACGACCCCCGCGACATCTCCGAAATCCACGTCTTCCACAAGAACCAGTACATCTGTAAGGCCGTGGACCCCGATCACGCATCGGCCACAGTCAGTCTCAAAGACATTCAACACGCACGCGCAGCCCGCCGACGCGAGCTACGCGGCCAGATCACCGAACGCATTGCCGTCGTCGCCAGCCACGAAGACCCCTCGTTTCCGGCCCCGCCGGCACCGACCCCACCAGCCCGGAGGAAGACGAAGCTTCGCACCTACCTGGAGGATGACTGA
- a CDS encoding MurR/RpiR family transcriptional regulator: MNDTDSDFRDAILGRRTPVLEEIRHRLPSFSGSEARVARFIMTSPVEVMGMSISQLADASSTSVGSVARFCQRFGVTGYQQFKLLLSRTLPAPSEAEDAGAGDGGSDSARYRRTLIQTGEALTAASRVIDTDQIERVVDIIASAGSVLIAAAGTSTPLAWDTAYRMTALGIDARFEAGFIFQEVLAGSLGEGDVCLAISHTGSTIPTLRVVETARDRGAVTVGVTSFATSPVTELLDSVIVAGSAETHHQVEAVVSRIVHLAVLDTLLTGLRNRITGAPDAQLRVDSIVNANRI, encoded by the coding sequence GTGAATGACACAGACAGTGACTTCCGCGACGCCATCCTCGGCCGTCGCACACCGGTACTGGAGGAAATCCGGCACCGGCTACCGTCCTTTTCCGGTTCGGAGGCCCGGGTCGCCCGATTCATCATGACCTCCCCCGTCGAGGTGATGGGAATGTCCATCTCCCAGCTCGCCGACGCATCATCGACATCGGTCGGTTCGGTGGCCCGGTTCTGTCAACGGTTCGGCGTCACCGGGTACCAGCAGTTCAAACTTCTGCTCTCCCGGACACTGCCCGCTCCGTCGGAGGCGGAGGACGCCGGTGCCGGAGACGGTGGCAGTGACTCAGCCCGCTACCGCAGAACCCTCATACAGACCGGTGAGGCTCTCACCGCTGCGAGTAGGGTCATCGACACCGACCAGATAGAACGGGTCGTCGACATCATCGCGTCGGCAGGCAGTGTGCTCATCGCCGCGGCGGGAACATCCACACCGTTGGCCTGGGACACCGCCTACCGCATGACCGCACTCGGTATCGACGCCCGTTTCGAGGCGGGCTTCATTTTCCAGGAGGTCCTCGCCGGATCCCTGGGCGAAGGAGACGTGTGCCTCGCGATCAGCCACACAGGTTCCACAATTCCCACGCTCCGGGTCGTCGAGACCGCCCGTGACAGGGGAGCAGTCACCGTGGGGGTCACCAGCTTCGCGACGTCACCGGTTACCGAACTGCTGGACTCGGTGATCGTCGCAGGCAGTGCGGAAACCCATCACCAGGTGGAAGCCGTCGTGAGCCGCATCGTCCATCTCGCAGTGCTCGACACCCTTCTCACCGGTCTCCGGAACCGGATCACAGGAGCACCTGACGCACAGCTCCGGGTCGACTCCATAGTCAATGCCAACCGGATCTGA